A section of the Thermodesulfobacteriota bacterium genome encodes:
- a CDS encoding NAD-binding protein produces the protein FGDDPGAANLVKLCGNFMILSAVEAMSEAFALAEKNGVDRAAVASFFGETLFSCPIYQNYGRIVANRAYEPAGFQLALGMKDVKLVKGAADSARVPMALAELLHERLTDSIAKGRSGMDWTAIELLVAERAGLR, from the coding sequence TTTCGGAGACGACCCCGGCGCGGCGAACCTCGTCAAGCTTTGCGGCAACTTCATGATCCTGTCCGCCGTCGAGGCGATGTCCGAGGCGTTCGCCCTGGCCGAGAAGAACGGCGTCGACCGCGCGGCGGTGGCCTCCTTCTTCGGCGAGACGCTGTTTAGCTGCCCGATCTACCAGAATTACGGCCGAATCGTCGCCAACCGGGCTTACGAGCCGGCAGGTTTCCAGCTCGCGCTGGGGATGAAAGATGTCAAACTGGTGAAGGGCGCCGCCGACTCGGCGAGAGTGCCGATGGCGCTGGCCGAGCTGCTCCACGAACGGTTGACCGATTCCATCGCGAAAGGCCGCAGCGGGATGGACTGGACGGCGATCGAATTGCTCGTCGCTGAACGCGCGGGACTGCGTTAA